TGGAAGAAACACAAGTTTAATTCCCAATTCTTTTGCTTTCATCTTTGTTTTATCTGCTTTATGTGCTTTAAAATTATCAAGTATAAGTACTATGATTTTTCCTCTGTTCTCTTCCATTATTTTTTCAAGAAACTCACATACGCTTTCTGCCTTTGAACTCTCTTTAAAATCAATCAGATTATTCCCATTAATTGAGTAAAAGGCAAATGCATTTGCCTTTATGTAATCTGTATTTTTTATCATTGAAGATTTTGTAAATGACCACAAACGCTGCGTATTTGCTTTTGTTTGTGGTGAGGATTCATCAAGGAAACCTATTACATATTTCTAATGTGAAAGAGGATACTTTGGAACTGTTTCACTTAACTTTTTTTAAAATTTCTTCTGCATCTTTAGGTCTCCTGTAGTCGAGAATATAAGGTTTTGAATGATGCATTCCAAAGTTTTTCAGTATAACTCCTATCCTTTTTAATGAGTACTCAACGCCATATTTTTCCTTTATTAGCTCTAATACTTCTCTGGTAGTCCAGAAATCTTTCTTTTTCAACAAACTCTTTAATTCTATCATTTGTTCGTCAGTAAGCTTAGGCTTTCTTCCTCCACCAAATTGTGGCATCAAGGCGGCATAGCCGCCTTTATTCCAATAATCTTGCCAATAATAGCCACATTTCTTAGTTACCCCAACTTTGATGGCAGCTTCTTCAACAGAACCTCCTAAATACCTAAATTTGATAAAATAAAGCCTTTTTAGAACGCGAGAGTTATTTTCATGTTTGATTAAGGAGTTAACCTCATCAAGACTTAACTTCTGATCAATAGCAATTTGTTCCTTCCCCACCATAAAAGGATAATATGAGTTAATGTGTGTAATACCTTACGTCAAGGACTATAATCAATTTTTTCAATCACTTCCTGACAGCCGATAAGAGGTAGGCTTTACTGCTGTCCGGGCCGAGGCGCGAGTCAAAACTCGTATCTTTTATATAAATTATATTAAAAAAAGGTGTGAAAGTTTGCTCGATTTCAGCTTTTGAAACTCTCCTGGGCCCGTATCCGGCAGGCTCCTTATCTGAGAAACAGAGCATGAAATATTTGCCGCCTGTCCTGAGCACCCTGTATATCTGCCGCGCAAAAACCGGTCTCTCCTCATCCGTCATCACATGAAACAGGCCGGAATCAATAACTGTGTCGAATTCTCCCTCCATGAAAAGCCGGTCCATCCGCAGTACATCCCCTACTATAAAGCTTACCTTAACATGACGCTCTATAGCCTTTGCGTTTGCATCAGCGATTGCATTTTCAGCGATGTCTATACCCGTGACATCACAGCCATTTCTTGCCAGCATTATTGCGTTCTCGCCTCTGCCACATCCGACATCAAGGACCCTGCCAGGCTTAATCTCTCCACTTTTTATAAGAGCCTGAAAGGCCGGTTGGGGATAGTCGATGTCCCATGGTGGTTTTCCCTTATACGCTTCATCCCAGTACAGGTAAATCCCTCAAAGCTTATTTAATATTCAAGACAAATATTGTTAACGATAACTGTAAAAGAACGGAAATACTGCTTTTTGGAGATGCAGAGAGTGTCTGAAGTAATTAAAAAGCAAATTGAAGACCTTATTTCTGAATCCAATTCCCTTCTTGAGGGTTTGCGTAAGCTTTTCTATTCAGTGCCCATTCAGTATGACCCTTTCCTAGAAATCGGACCCTTCAGTGTGTCAGACCTGCCAAAAATGTGGGATTACGACACCGGTATTCACACTAACCCCTATGAAGGAGAACCAGTTCCTCTTCATTACCGATGGTTCAAGTTGACAAATGACCAGTTTCTTGAACAGGAAGAACTATTTAAGAAATACATAACCTGGGCTTCCTCTGCCAGAAACCTGATTGAGGAATTTTCACCTGAAAAACTGGCTGTTTTTGATAAGAAATCCGAAATAATCAGGAAATGGATCGAGATGAGCGAACGGTTACCGTCGGATGACAATGCCGAGATATTTTTCAGGTTTAAAAAAGATTTCATAAGCCAGCAAAATCTTGTTTCCGCTTTACTGGAGAACAGGTCGAATAACTGATTAACTTTTTTAAACCAGGTTTGGGAGAGAGAGCACATTGAAGGGCTTATAATTAGATCAATTTCCTTTTTTAACTGAAATTATAATCAGTCAATCTTTTTAACTGTAATGGCCCTCTAACTGAATTGAGGATCTACTAGTTAATTCTAAACTTTTAGACATTTTTAGCAACTCAAATTCATGCCGATATACTGATTTTAGGTACGCTGAATAGTTACTTAAGGATTTAAATAAAATTAAAACAATAAAAAAAATTATAATCATCGAAGATATGAAGAGTGAATCCAGCAAGCGGTTGTATCGTCTTCATGCTGTAACGGCGAGAATGTAAGTGACATTCATCGTCAGGCTATAATTATAGAAGGAAATTAGAGAAGGAAAAGGGAGAGAGCATGGAAGGTATGGAAAAGTATGTAGATGGGTTTTTAATTCCTATCGCTAAAGGCAGGGTAAACGAATACAGAGAGATGGCTCAAAGAGGCGGCGAGATTTGGAAAGAGCTTGGTGCCCTGGAGTATTACGAATGTATTGGCGATGACCTGGATGTTGAAGACATGGTTTCTTTCAAGAAGGCAGCCAATACCTCCGAAGATGAGACCGTAATTTTTTCATGGATCGTTTTTGAATCTAAGGAGCACAGAGATCGGGTGAACGCGGCAGTCATGAACGACCCAAGGATTAAGGAAATGATGGAATCAGGCGCAGAACCACCATTTGATTATAGACGCATGGCTTATGGTGGCTTCAAAACCTTAGTTAGATTTTAACCTAGCATCTTGATGCAGCCGGTTGTAATCATAGGCTTAGTAGGCGCTTGACGAATGGAGGAGTATACAAAATGGAGGCAGCCTTCGCGTTCTGGCGGCGGCTCGATACTGCAGGGCTTGATACATGTTGTCTGGAGGAAAGCAAGAGCGCGATAGCATACTTTCAGTCGTCTCAAACAAACTGTCAGTTAATTCTTAAAAGCTCGTACAAAGAGGCAGGTCGATATATGACAAATAATAAGAAAACAAAAATTTCAGCCGAACCTGGCAAACAGGAAATTGTTATTACACGTGAGTTTGACGCGCCGCGAGAGCTTGTGTTCAAAGCATTCACTGATCCAGAACTCTACGCACAGTGGCTTGGGCCCCGAGGCTTTACAATGAAGCTCGAAGTTTTCGAACCTAAAAACGGAGGTAAGTGGCGATATATTCATAAAGATCAGGACGGTAATGAATATGCATTCCACGGAGTGTATCATGAGGTTACAGCTCCCGAGAGAATTATCAGCACTTTTGAATTTGAAGGTCTTCCTGAAAAAGGGCACGTAGCTCTTGAAACTGCAAGATTTGAAGCGCTGCCAGGTAACAGGACAAGGCTGGCGTCTCAAGCTGTCTTCCAGTCGGTTAAGGATCGTGACGGTGAACTCCAGTCTGACATGGAAAAGGGCGTCAACGACTCTTATGAACGCCTGGATGAACTTTTAGAGAAACTGGTTAAAGAGTCGAAAATGAAAACAGTTGACTAAATCGAAATGAGAACATTTGACTATTCTGAACCACTGACATTATGGATAATAGCACAGGTGAATAATAAGGTGAATAATATAGTGAAATATAGTGAACATTCCGTGCATATCTGACAGGTCACGCAACTTTTTAAACAGTAAGTTCGCTTTATCCTGTAACATTTATTTTTCTGGCTCTGTAGAAATCCTGTGAAATAATGGATCTTAATTCACCTAACTGGATGACCTGATATATTTTCTCTTATTTTATAGTCAAATTTGTAAAATATTAACAGACACAGGAATCTGGACAAAAGGACTGAAAAAATAAAAATTTCCTGCAGAATAAAATGCAGCCCAGACAATTTTAAACAGATGAAAAAAATTAAATGGGATGTTAGGGTTATATAAGTTTATGGAAACACAGTTCAGAAACGATTTGATTTCGGCAATTGGTTGGCTTGCTCTATGGATTATTGTAAGGGCTTATCTAAATGCCTGTGCACCTTAACTTTAAAAATTTAGAGAAAGAACTTTTGATTACTGAAGACTGTATGAAAGAGTTTTTTGATTGAGCCTTTAGATTTACCGGTACCGCTGGATAATGAATAACAAATGAGTAAGAGATACAACAAACATGTGAAGAGACAATAAAGAAATTACAGCATAACATACAATTTTTATATTTAAAATCCGATTTACCCTCGATGGCAGCCTTCTGGTCTAGGTCCAGAACTCTTGGTACAAAACCGAAGGGCTTTTCCTGGCGCATAGATAATCGAGGAAACCTTTTCATAAAAAGGAAGTTCAGAAACAGTCGTTTTCCAAGAATCGATAAGATTAGCTGCCGCCATCTTGACAGGCTCTGCGAGTTCATGCAGGACAGGGAATGGAAAGCTCTTGCGAATAACGCTGCAAAACTGTACACAGGAACGGAGAAGGACGGCATTGGGAAATTCCTGTACAAACTCCGTCCGGAGGTGTCTTATGCGCAACTCTCGAGCCAGTTAGGAGCTATTTTTTACCAGGCTGGAGTCTGGGAATGGAATGAAGAGAGAAGGGGAATGGAGTTCCTGCTGCTCTCCGAGAACTGGCAGGAGAAAACAATCGAACATTAAAGGGATTCACTAAATTTTGGAAGTGAAATTGCTTTTTTTGATAACTTTATGGAGTTTAATGAAAAAGATAAAACGAATAAAAGACAAGAGCAACAAAAGCAACAGAATCAGAAAGGGCAAATTGAAACCGTTAGGGGAATCAATAAGATTCGGGAAATTGAGCAGATGAGGCTTTCGGCTTTTTTCCGAGATTAAACGAAATTAGATCCGCATATTTTTGTATATTTACAGATAAAAACAAAAAATAGAGTATCTGTATTTTCCTATATTTCAGCATATATATCAAAATGAAATCCAGATAGTTTCTATATGTGTTCTTATTTTTTTACAGGAAATATAAGAAACGCTGTTAACCAATTTACAAGAAAGCCAGTTTACACCTTAGAATAAAAAGAGAAAATTTCAAAAGTTGCCTGCAAAGTAGGCAACCGCATAAGTCCTAGATATGTACTAATATACAGTACTTATGCTCCTTAATATATACTTCATTTTTTTTATACTATTTTTGCATATTATTCTAGAGTTTATACAATTTTATCGAAATACGAATGGAGGGTAAAGGTATGGATTCAACAAAATATATTATCCTGCGAAGCAGTGAGATATTACCACCTGCACGGGGAGATATAGGAAGAGCACACCGAGCAGAAATGCTCCCCTTGGAAGCGGCCCAGCCAATCGTCAAGTTAGAGGATGCAGAACTTACAAAGCGGGAGGTCAATTATCTGCGCAGAGATCCCACAACACTTGCCATTGCCAAACCTATGCCAATGAAACTGGTTGAGCCGGTTGGCAGCCCCAGTGCTCCAACAGCTACAAAATGCTGGGGAATCGACGCAGTACGCGCATCGGAATCACCATATGACGGAACTGGTATCACTGTAGCTGTGCTGGATACTGGAATCGATCCAAATCACCCTGCATTTAAAGGTGTGAAGCTGGTTCAGAAGAACTTCACTGAGGAAGCCGATAATGATATTCACGGCCATGGTACGCATTGTGCAGGGACTATTTTTGGCCAGGACGTCAATGATATCCGCATCGGTATCGCCAAAAACATTAAATGCGCCCTAATTGGCAAAGTGCTGGGCAAAGGAGGGGGTTCCTCAGACACGCTCGCCAAGGCCATCCAGTGGGCAGTCAATGAAGGCGCAAATGTCATTTCTATGTCCCTAGGAATTGATTTTCCGGGCTATGTAGATTGGCTGGTCCGCGAATATAGGATGGATATTAAGCCAGCGACATCCCTGGCGCTGGAAGAGTATCGTGCAAACGTCAACCTGTTCACCGAGTTAGCGCGCGTTGTGGCAGCACAGGGGGAATTTGGGCGATCTGCAATCATCGTTGCGGCCAGCGGTAACGAAAGCAATCGACCTAAATACGAAATTTCGGTATCACCTCCTGCTGCCGCCACGGGCATTGTTGCCATTGGCGCACTGGGTGAATCCAATAGGGGCTATACTGTTGCCAGATTTTCAAATAATCAGGTGAACATTGCCGCCCCAGGCGTTAACGTCATCTCTGCCGACGCAGGCACGGATGGTCTTGTCAGCATGAATGGAACCAGCATGGCGACACCTCACGCTGCGGGTATTGCTGCCCTGTGGGCACAGCGTCAGCTGGAATTGACCGGGAGGATAAATAACGTGAGCCTGATGGCTCAACTTATTGCTAGCGGCACCTTTGACTCTTTAGCCCCAGGCAGCGAAGAGGATGATGTGGGTACAGGCATCATTCAGGCACCATTGAGGAATTGGTCTGTTTAATTGGAAATGAGCAAAACGCCTCCAAATCCGGAAGAGATAATTTTAACAGCAAGCCATCGGTTTTACCGGTGGCCCTGTAATCCATTTATCATGGACTGTGCAATAGCCAAGAAAGTAAGCCTTCCAGTCTACACTTCTCCAGAAAGCTTAGGAGCTGTGATTCAGAGAATTACATATAGGACTATATTATATTAAACTGTATAATTACCAAGACCCTTTCCTTTATTGTTATAACCTTCTTTCCTTAATGTCACAATTCTGCATTTTACAGTCATAACTCTACTTTTCTGCTACTACAATCTCCATTCTCTTACTTGTAACTCTATTTTCTGAATAATTATCATAATATATTTTTTATGAAAAAATTATGAAGTGTGTGGTTATATATTAAAGAAAGGAGTCTACAATATGCAGAAAATTATCACATAATGTATAAAATATAGCTGAAGGGGGGTTACTTTGATATTCGAACGAGTTAAATCAGAAGGTCTGGCTCATCTTTCTTATTTTATTGGTTCGAAAGATGAAGCTATAGTTATCGACCCTCGCAGAGACTGTCAGGTCTATGCCGATCTTGCCAGAAGAGAAGGTATGAATATAAAATATATTTTTGAGACCCACAGAAATGAGGATTATATAATCGGTTCCCTGGAACTAAAGAAGCTTACGGGTGCAGAGATTTATCACGGCAAGGGGGTCGATTTCAAATATGGAAACTATTTGATTGAGGGTCAGGAATTCGACTTTGGCTCTTTGAGACTGACTGCTTTACATACGCCTGGCCATACGGATGAGAGCATATCCTATACTTTGACAGATCTTGAAACAGGAAAAGAGCCGGTAATGGTCTTTACAGGAGACACCCTGTTCATAGGCGATACAGGAAGAACCGACCTGTACGGTCCCGAGGAGGCTCCAAGGCTGGCAGCAAACCTTTATGACAGCATCTTTAACAAGATTCTTCCCCTGGGAGACGAAGTAATACTATGTCCTGCGCACGGCGCAGGCTCGGTTTGTGGGGGCGCTATCGCCAAAAGGGACTACAGTACTCTAGGACTTGAGCGCATCCAGAATCCTCTTCTGCAAAAGACCGAGAAGGAAGAATTTATCAAATTCAAACTTGAAGAAAAACTTGAATTTCCTCCTTACTTCAGGAGAATGGAGCAGTATAATCAGCAGGGTCCTCCTCTACTTAATGGCCTGAATGTTCTGAAGCAGCTTTCACCAGGAGAGTTCAGGGCTGAGATGGAAAAAGGGGCTGTGGTCGTAGATACCCGCATGCCCCATTCGTTTGGAGGGGCGCATATAAAAAGCAGCTACAGCATCTGGCTAGGAGGAATACCTTCCTTTGCCGGCTGGGTGCTCCCTTATGATAAGCCTATACTTCTCATTCTGGAAGAAAAAGAACAACTTGAAACTGCGGTAAGGTATCTGGTTCGCCTGGGCTATGACAATATTACAGGTTTCTTAAACGGGGGGATTGCAGCCTGGTATATGAGAGCTTTGCCAGTAGACAAGTTAGAATTCATATCGGTCCACGATCTGAAGCATAAACTGGAAAAGCACGAAGAAATGACACTTCTGGATGTGAGAAAGGAAAAAGAATGGAATGAAGGACACATTGAAGGAGCTCAACATATATATGTTGGTGAGCTTGAAAAAAATCTGGATAAAATTCCAAAGGAGCTTCCGACAATAATATATTGTGATAGTTCCCGGCGTTCCAGCATAGCAGCTTCAATTTTGAAAAAGCACGGTTATAGTAGCGTATATAATGTACTTGGCAGCATGACTGCGTGGAAAAATGCCGGATACGACGTGGTAAAATAAGTTGAACTCCTTATTAATTCATACACTCAGAAAACAAGTTTGGAAACCTTTATATTCTCTCTTTCTTTTTTAATTTACCATGGTTTTACACGTTCCCCACATTCTTCTTCCAAAGGACAATTGGGAAAAGTGGGCAGTAATTGCCTGTGATCAGCACACTCAGGATCTGGAATACTGGAAAAGAGTTGAAGAATTTGTTGGAGATTCCCCTTCTACTTTCAATCTCATTTATCCTGAAATATACCTTCCTTTAGATGAAAATAGAGTGAATAAGATCCATAAAACTCTAAGTGATTATAAAAAAATTCTTGTTGATCACGGCCCATGCTTTATCCTTGTGAGTCGTTCAGTCTCAGACAGGGATAGAATCGGGCTTGTGGTTGCGGTCGACCTTGAAGAATACCAGTTCAATGGGTTGGATTCAATTATCAGACCAACTGAAGGCACCATTAAAGAAAGGCTTCCTGCAAGAATCAGGATAAGGGAAAATGCCGAACTGGAACTATCGCATATCCTGGTATTATATAATGATCCTGATTTCACAGTTATACCCAGGAATACAGATGACCTCGTTTGTGAAGAAAATCTGGTTTATGATTTTGACCTTATGGAAAATGGCGGTCATATCAAGGGCTACAGGATCAGTAATGAAAAGATAATTAAAGATATCTCGGATAAAATTCTTAACCTTGGGACTCTTCTTGTTGGGGATGGAAACCACAGCCTTGCTGCTGCAAAGAGTTTCTGGGAAAAAATTAAAGGGACTGTAGAGGAAGATCATCCTGCAAGATATGCAATGGTCGAGCTTGTAAATATTCATGATCCAGGTCTTTCCTTTGAGCCAATTCACAGGGTTGTAAGTGGAATTGACCCGGAAGAGTTGCTCAGGAAATTCGATGCAAGGATTGAAAGAGTTCAGGACCGCCCTTCAAATCTCGATCTTTCAGCCAAAGAACATTCAATCGGGTTTATTACAAAGGATAGCAGTGGTGTGCTTGTTTTTGATAATCCAGTACACGACCTTGAGGTCGAAACCCTTGATGAGATTATTGACAATTATTCAGTTGAGTATGAGCATGATCCGGAGGTCGTTGAAAAGCTTGGTAGGAAACAGGGAAATACTGGTTTCTTCCTTCCTCCGTTAAGGAAGAGCGAGTTTTTTACTCTTATAAAAAAGAAAGGAGCCCTTCCGAGAAAATCGTTTTCCCTTGGGAAGGAAAATGAGAAAAGATATTATATAGAGGCCAGGAAAATTACTATATAAGACTTTCTGGCCTCAAACTATTTTCAATCTTTTTCATTCTCATTTCTATCTTCTCTCTCTTTCCATTATTTTTACTCTTTTTCTCTTATTTCATCCTATTTTTTTTCTTTATCTTCTCTTTTTATCCTTATTTCTATCTTTATCTTCTCTTTTCATTGACCACCCTCTTTTTCGTTCTTCTCCCTATTTCTCTTTGCGTTTTAACTGTAATAAACAGGAAAGAATTAGGACATTTCATATAATTTTAAAAGTAACAACTTCATTAAAAGGATGTAAGTTTATGAAAAAACGACTTAATTCGACAGTCAAATTATAAATACCTTCAATCTAATAATTGATCTATTAGTTAATAATCAATGGGGGAGTTAAACATACCGGATTTGATAGGACTTGCTGTGGTCTTTCTAATATTAGCATTGGTTGCGTATATACTGGGTGCACGGGGGATTGCCGGCTTCTCAATGGAGATTGCAAAGTGGCTCGTTATAATCTTTATTATACTTGCAATAATCTCATTGTTCTTATGACGGCAGGCTTTAATAAATAACGCTGGTTCAGGATACTTTGAAGTTGGTTCAGGATACTTTATGTGAACCGAGGAATAAATAAAGAATATATCAGAATCCAGAGCCAGTATGTTTTTTCCTTAAATTTTGTCTTATAAGCCATCTTAAGACAAAATAACAGTTAATCCGTTTACTTTTCTTTCAAATACAGGAAATCTACTATTAAACAGCTCATTATAACCTATTTTTATAATTTATATAGAATTTTTCATAACTTTAGCCAGTCTTCATGGGTTCGCAGAACACTATAAGAAATGATTTAAACAGAGGTTTTAAAGTTTGATTTAGATGTGGTCAATTTATCAATTACTGTGTAAATTTATATTAGCAGTTTAATATAATTTGAACCAATATACTTATATTACTTTATATGAATTTTCGGTTAACTAATCAAAGTAAAACCCTTACTTTGGATGTACCGGGGTATTAAATTGAGCAGGTTAATCATTTTATTGGCAGCTTTTTTCCTCTTAACATTAGGCTCGGGTATTGGAATTGCAGCTGAGATTTATGTCCAGCCTGGAGATTCAATACAAACCGCAGTGGATAATGCAGTCTCAGGTGATGTGATTCTCCTAAAACCCGGAACGTATACCGAGAACGTAAAAGTAAACAAGGATAACCTTGTAATAAGTTCGGAATCCGGGAGTCCTGATGATACAATAATTGCAGCGGCGAGCTCAAGCGATCATGTAATTACCTTGCAGGCTAATAACGTGGGAATTAGCGGGCTTGGAATTACAGGGGCTATGGATAGTTATGCAGGAATTTATCTTTCTGAATGTAATAACTGCATCCTTGAGTACAACAAAATCCTCAATAATGGTTATGGAGTTTATCTTTTGCTCTCAAAAGGCAATACACTTTCAGGCAATGTTATTTCCTCAAATGACGTTTGCGGCCTTTTTGTTTGCCCCAGGAGCGACAACAACCTGGTTTTTAATAACTACTTCAACAACACCGTCAATGCAGATATCAAAAATGGAACCGAAAACGCCTACAATATTATGAAGGCTGAAGGCGTAAATATTGTCGGTGGTCCTTACCTTGGAGGTAATTTCTGGGCAGAACCTGATGGTACAGGGTTTTCAGAAACTGCAGACGATGCGAACGAAGACGGAATTGCGGATTCTGTATACAGGCTCGCAAACAGCATCTATTCTGATGAATTGCCACTTGTCTCAGTACCCAAGCCTGAGAAGCCCATACTTTCGGTAACAAATTTTGAGATTGATAATACCAGCAGAAGCAACTACACAAGTGTCAACGAAGACAATAGCGATGAAAGCACGACAGACGTATCGCCTG
This region of Methanosarcina flavescens genomic DNA includes:
- a CDS encoding class I SAM-dependent methyltransferase; the protein is MYLYWDEAYKGKPPWDIDYPQPAFQALIKSGEIKPGRVLDVGCGRGENAIMLARNGCDVTGIDIAENAIADANAKAIERHVKVSFIVGDVLRMDRLFMEGEFDTVIDSGLFHVMTDEERPVFARQIYRVLRTGGKYFMLCFSDKEPAGYGPRRVSKAEIEQTFTPFFNIIYIKDTSFDSRLGPDSSKAYLLSAVRK
- a CDS encoding DUF1428 domain-containing protein, with protein sequence MEGMEKYVDGFLIPIAKGRVNEYREMAQRGGEIWKELGALEYYECIGDDLDVEDMVSFKKAANTSEDETVIFSWIVFESKEHRDRVNAAVMNDPRIKEMMESGAEPPFDYRRMAYGGFKTLVRF
- a CDS encoding SRPBCC family protein codes for the protein MEAAFAFWRRLDTAGLDTCCLEESKSAIAYFQSSQTNCQLILKSSYKEAGRYMTNNKKTKISAEPGKQEIVITREFDAPRELVFKAFTDPELYAQWLGPRGFTMKLEVFEPKNGGKWRYIHKDQDGNEYAFHGVYHEVTAPERIISTFEFEGLPEKGHVALETARFEALPGNRTRLASQAVFQSVKDRDGELQSDMEKGVNDSYERLDELLEKLVKESKMKTVD
- a CDS encoding S8 family peptidase, with amino-acid sequence MDSTKYIILRSSEILPPARGDIGRAHRAEMLPLEAAQPIVKLEDAELTKREVNYLRRDPTTLAIAKPMPMKLVEPVGSPSAPTATKCWGIDAVRASESPYDGTGITVAVLDTGIDPNHPAFKGVKLVQKNFTEEADNDIHGHGTHCAGTIFGQDVNDIRIGIAKNIKCALIGKVLGKGGGSSDTLAKAIQWAVNEGANVISMSLGIDFPGYVDWLVREYRMDIKPATSLALEEYRANVNLFTELARVVAAQGEFGRSAIIVAASGNESNRPKYEISVSPPAAATGIVAIGALGESNRGYTVARFSNNQVNIAAPGVNVISADAGTDGLVSMNGTSMATPHAAGIAALWAQRQLELTGRINNVSLMAQLIASGTFDSLAPGSEEDDVGTGIIQAPLRNWSV
- a CDS encoding MBL fold metallo-hydrolase, with the translated sequence MIFERVKSEGLAHLSYFIGSKDEAIVIDPRRDCQVYADLARREGMNIKYIFETHRNEDYIIGSLELKKLTGAEIYHGKGVDFKYGNYLIEGQEFDFGSLRLTALHTPGHTDESISYTLTDLETGKEPVMVFTGDTLFIGDTGRTDLYGPEEAPRLAANLYDSIFNKILPLGDEVILCPAHGAGSVCGGAIAKRDYSTLGLERIQNPLLQKTEKEEFIKFKLEEKLEFPPYFRRMEQYNQQGPPLLNGLNVLKQLSPGEFRAEMEKGAVVVDTRMPHSFGGAHIKSSYSIWLGGIPSFAGWVLPYDKPILLILEEKEQLETAVRYLVRLGYDNITGFLNGGIAAWYMRALPVDKLEFISVHDLKHKLEKHEEMTLLDVRKEKEWNEGHIEGAQHIYVGELEKNLDKIPKELPTIIYCDSSRRSSIAASILKKHGYSSVYNVLGSMTAWKNAGYDVVK
- a CDS encoding DUF1015 domain-containing protein, encoding MVLHVPHILLPKDNWEKWAVIACDQHTQDLEYWKRVEEFVGDSPSTFNLIYPEIYLPLDENRVNKIHKTLSDYKKILVDHGPCFILVSRSVSDRDRIGLVVAVDLEEYQFNGLDSIIRPTEGTIKERLPARIRIRENAELELSHILVLYNDPDFTVIPRNTDDLVCEENLVYDFDLMENGGHIKGYRISNEKIIKDISDKILNLGTLLVGDGNHSLAAAKSFWEKIKGTVEEDHPARYAMVELVNIHDPGLSFEPIHRVVSGIDPEELLRKFDARIERVQDRPSNLDLSAKEHSIGFITKDSSGVLVFDNPVHDLEVETLDEIIDNYSVEYEHDPEVVEKLGRKQGNTGFFLPPLRKSEFFTLIKKKGALPRKSFSLGKENEKRYYIEARKITI
- a CDS encoding DUF1328 domain-containing protein yields the protein MGELNIPDLIGLAVVFLILALVAYILGARGIAGFSMEIAKWLVIIFIILAIISLFL
- a CDS encoding PGF-pre-PGF domain-containing protein; its protein translation is MSRLIILLAAFFLLTLGSGIGIAAEIYVQPGDSIQTAVDNAVSGDVILLKPGTYTENVKVNKDNLVISSESGSPDDTIIAAASSSDHVITLQANNVGISGLGITGAMDSYAGIYLSECNNCILEYNKILNNGYGVYLLLSKGNTLSGNVISSNDVCGLFVCPRSDNNLVFNNYFNNTVNADIKNGTENAYNIMKAEGVNIVGGPYLGGNFWAEPDGTGFSETADDANEDGIADSVYRLANSIYSDELPLVSVPKPEKPILSVTNFEIDNTSRSNYTSVNEDNSDESTTDVSPEPARNVESKEISETFVTDDREVKFDFEKNETCVAYLTFNSKKTVGKTTAIVEMLKANSSLASEPLSDEVYRYFNIWIGDGEYATSANIEKPVVCFKVEKTWIRDKHIEQASIKLNTYNAGKWELLPVNLTGEDNSFLYFTAQPPGFSFFAVTGQSEGEVLVADSADSQPSGSDARGFNVENSGTINNANVELALEKKATAPGFETIYGLSSLLALFLYRKMKP